In Nilaparvata lugens isolate BPH chromosome 5, ASM1435652v1, whole genome shotgun sequence, the following proteins share a genomic window:
- the LOC111048462 gene encoding p21-activated protein kinase-interacting protein 1-like, whose product MGFKFEAIIGTYEQFLVGYKLRKVDGERKFVQSFANHSHQGSVKSIAISGKWLASSGSDEVIHIYDMQERKQSGTLMKQNGSVNSIAFTPDTSYLLSASEDGSIAIFKTGSWHMEKLLKKAHDGEGVTALAVHPSGKMALSLGKDVTLKTWNLVKGRSAYTTNLARSGCRLLDLLVWSPDGCHYAVPMNNLVDVFSVAVAGVTHTFHLKKKVTAITFLNDKVVCIGEEDGSLSAHSLQTGLECWRVVVDKRVRGLAMHEQRYLVAACSGGSIAAYKLTAPAEEPTLVATVDTGCRITCLALSSNTSRKIKEEKEDSSMLGEEVSEVVVANGSGKRRGSDSDQHKSPPKKKKKNLNNKKAKLSSSNWTVTPSTST is encoded by the exons ATGGGATTTAAATTTGAGGCAATTATTGGGACTTATGAACAGTTTCTAGTTGGTTATAAATTACGTAAAGTTGATGGG gaAAGAAAATTTGTTCAAAGCTTTGCTAATCATTCTCATCAAGGTAGCGTGAAGTCCATTGCCATTTCTGGAAAATGGTTAGCTTCAAGCGGCAGTGATGAAGTAATCCACATCTATGATATGCAGGAAAGAAAACAGAGTGGGACATTGATGAAACAGAACG GTAGCGTCAATAGTATCGCATTTACTCCTGATACATCTTATTTACTGAGTGCTAGTGAAGATGGGAGTATCGCTATATTCAAAACAGGAAGCTGGCACATGGAAAAGCTTTTGAAGAAGGCTCATGATGGAGAAG GCGTTACTGCGTTGGCGGTCCATCCCTCTGGAAAAATGGCATTGTCTCTTGGTAAAGATGTAACACTCAAGACGTGGAATCTAGTAAAAGGTCGCTCGGCTTACACCACAAATCTTGCGAG GAGTGGCTGCAGATTATTGGATCTGTTGGTCTGGTCTCCGGATGGTTGCCACTACGCTGTACCAATGAACAATTTGGTGGACGTGTTCTCAGTTGCAGTGGCTGGAGTCACTCACACGTTTCACTTGAAGAAGAAAGTCACCGCCATCACCTTCTTGAAT GACAAAGTGGTGTGCATTGGCGAGGAGGACGGCAGCCTGAGCGCTCACTCGCTGCAGACTGGCCTGGAGTGCTGGCGAGTGGTGGTTGACAAGCGGGTGCGTGGGCTGGCGATGCATGAGCAGCGCTACCTGGTGGCTGCCTGCAGTGGCGGCTCCATCGCTGCCTACAAGCTGACTGCACCCGCCGAGGAGCCCACCCTCGTCGCCACTGTTGACACCGGCTGTCGAATCACCTGTCTCGCCCTCTCCTCAAACACCTCCAG GAAaataaaagaagagaaagaagatagcAGCATGTTAGGAGAGGAAGTGAGTGAGGTTGTAGTGGCTAATGGGAGTGGCAAGCGCAGAGGCAGTGACTCAGACCAACACAAATCACCtccaaagaagaaaaagaaaaatttgaataataaaaaagctAAGCTTAGCTCCTCGAATTGGACAGTCACACCCAGCACAAGCACGTAA
- the LOC111048451 gene encoding protein dpy-30 homolog, which yields MSKGPTNLEAGDSVNPGPSSINLGASGSNTLSESASKVIQNERESAAQSEKEAVPEPPQKKLRVDLQSLPSRQYLDQTVVPILLQGLSALSKERPSDPINFLAAYLLKNKAQFDASGTTGSSASPNP from the exons ATGTCGAAAG GACCTACCAACTTGGAAGCAGGTGATAGTGTCAATCCAGGGCCATCATCTATCAATTTGGGAGCTTCTGGTTCAAACACATTATCAGAATCAGCTAGC AAAGTGATACAAAATGAGAGAGAATCAGCGGCTCAGAGTGAGAAAGAAGCGGTTCCGGAACCACCACAGAAGAAGTTGAGGGTGGATTTGCAGTCGCTTCCCTCGCGACAGTATCTAGATCAGACTGTCGTGCCAATTCTACTGCAAGGCTTATCAGCACTATCCAAAGAAAG GCCATCAGATCCAATAAACTTTTTGGCTGCGtatttattgaagaataaagctCAATTCGATGCCAGTGGAACAACCGGATCTTCAGCTTCACCAAATCCATGA